The following are encoded together in the Azotosporobacter soli genome:
- a CDS encoding divergent polysaccharide deacetylase family protein, giving the protein MAKQVRQTKAARSNKNRNRLWMALAAVLVIVAGCWLGSDLKDEKTTKLPQGKPMADGSVDYRSQTTLLHGKVDNLLNKMGLKAKEVQEQEKEIPRASGGKIRWHSRQLLLPLTGEMTVDGITTKVKEGMKNGGGELASMQADTYNGQNVMRLDIGFRESLGGEEISIVSDRLYLLPAPGSKAEAQVNQAVNQAASQNSKSANGSLPPLNGKVKARLAVVIDDFGYSGEPIAAFTGLGRPVTMAVLPNHPFSLEAANRGKAAGQQVILHLPMEPLHGGSSEQLYISPGQSETEIRDAAQRLIRAVPGIIGVNNHQGSKATSDRRTMNVVMNVLRQQGLFFIDSRTTGQSVALEAARQAGVNSGENELFLDNEDDVAAVKRQLRTAQGMALRQGNLIVIGHARMNTARALKEMLSEFDSSGVQLVFASALLR; this is encoded by the coding sequence ATGGCGAAACAAGTGAGACAGACGAAAGCGGCGCGAAGCAATAAGAATAGGAACCGTCTCTGGATGGCATTAGCTGCGGTGTTAGTAATTGTTGCAGGCTGCTGGCTTGGCAGCGACCTAAAGGATGAGAAGACAACGAAATTACCGCAAGGAAAGCCGATGGCCGACGGCAGTGTGGATTATCGATCGCAGACAACCTTATTGCATGGAAAGGTTGATAATCTGCTGAATAAAATGGGACTGAAGGCGAAGGAAGTGCAGGAGCAAGAAAAAGAGATTCCGCGCGCAAGCGGCGGGAAAATTCGCTGGCATAGCCGTCAGTTGCTTCTACCGTTAACAGGCGAGATGACAGTTGACGGTATTACAACAAAAGTTAAAGAGGGTATGAAGAACGGTGGAGGGGAATTAGCCTCAATGCAAGCGGATACCTATAATGGGCAAAATGTGATGCGACTTGACATCGGGTTTCGTGAAAGCTTAGGCGGAGAGGAAATAAGTATTGTAAGCGATCGACTCTATTTATTGCCTGCGCCAGGCAGTAAGGCGGAGGCACAGGTAAATCAAGCGGTGAATCAGGCTGCGAGCCAAAATAGCAAGAGTGCAAATGGATCTTTGCCGCCGCTTAATGGTAAAGTAAAGGCTCGTCTTGCGGTGGTAATTGATGATTTTGGTTATTCGGGTGAACCAATAGCCGCATTTACTGGACTGGGGCGGCCGGTGACGATGGCTGTGTTGCCCAACCATCCGTTCAGCTTAGAAGCGGCCAATCGCGGTAAAGCAGCCGGACAGCAAGTTATTCTGCATTTGCCGATGGAACCGCTTCATGGTGGATCGTCAGAGCAATTGTATATTAGTCCTGGACAAAGTGAGACTGAAATTCGTGATGCCGCGCAACGATTGATACGCGCAGTTCCGGGAATTATAGGCGTTAACAATCATCAAGGATCGAAAGCGACATCGGATCGTAGAACAATGAATGTCGTGATGAATGTGCTGCGCCAACAAGGTCTGTTTTTTATTGACAGTCGAACGACAGGGCAGTCAGTGGCGCTTGAAGCAGCAAGACAAGCTGGCGTTAATAGTGGTGAAAATGAATTGTTTTTAGATAATGAAGATGATGTTGCGGCCGTCAAGCGTCAGTTAAGAACGGCTCAGGGAATGGCGTTGCGACAGGGGAATTTGATTGTCATTGGACATGCTAGAATGAACACGGCCAGAGCGCTGAAAGAGATGCTTTCTGAATTTGATTCTAGCGGTGTTCAGTTGGTTTTTGCATCCGCCTTGCTGAGATAA
- a CDS encoding SagB/ThcOx family dehydrogenase: MSGQNFMNETKYEAMEPPDQVRELAQPPLQKAYDPECVKIDLPMPEHFPQMSPVDFLALIELRASVRDYLKQPMPLLELSFLLWCSQGVKMVLGDKATKRTVPSAGSRHALETYLLVNDVEGLTPGLYRFLAIEHKLTPVSVAEGIKGRLVEACMGQQFIGQSAVCFLWSAVAYRMTWRYGERGYRYLHLDAGHACQNLYLAAQAIDYGVCAFATFDDDRLNKELLLDGKEEFIIYAAAVGKI; encoded by the coding sequence ATGAGTGGACAAAATTTTATGAATGAAACAAAATACGAGGCTATGGAACCGCCAGATCAGGTGAGGGAATTGGCGCAACCGCCGTTGCAGAAAGCCTATGATCCTGAATGCGTCAAGATTGACTTGCCGATGCCGGAACATTTTCCGCAAATGTCACCAGTCGACTTTTTGGCGTTGATCGAACTAAGGGCGAGTGTTAGAGATTACTTAAAGCAGCCTATGCCTCTCTTAGAATTGTCTTTTCTTCTCTGGTGCAGCCAAGGGGTTAAGATGGTACTGGGTGATAAAGCGACGAAACGCACGGTGCCGTCGGCCGGTTCGCGTCACGCCTTGGAAACATATCTCTTGGTTAATGATGTGGAAGGTTTGACGCCGGGGCTTTATCGTTTTCTGGCGATTGAGCATAAATTGACGCCTGTTTCGGTTGCTGAAGGTATTAAAGGGCGGTTGGTCGAGGCTTGTATGGGGCAACAATTTATCGGGCAAAGTGCCGTTTGTTTTTTATGGTCAGCGGTTGCGTATCGAATGACTTGGCGTTATGGCGAACGCGGATACCGTTATCTGCATCTTGATGCCGGACATGCCTGCCAGAATTTATATTTGGCGGCGCAGGCAATTGATTATGGCGTTTGTGCATTTGCGACGTTTGATGATGACCGGCTGAATAAAGAATTGTTGCTGGATGGTAAAGAAGAATTTATCATTTATGCTGCTGCGGTCGGGAAAATATAG
- the hisIE gene encoding bifunctional phosphoribosyl-AMP cyclohydrolase/phosphoribosyl-ATP diphosphatase HisIE, with product MIDETSLTYDAAGLLPAIIQDEENGQVLMLAYMNAEAVKKTCETGVTWFYSRKRKRLWQKGETSGNVQRVKRIAYDCDADTLLVTVVQSGPACHEGTRSCFSRLLDGGKAEAPLTDPADMYGGAASVLQDVFQVICDRKMNPKEGSYTTYLFEKGQDKILKKVGEEAAETIIASKNNDKKELLYEMADLWYHNLVLLAYHGVTPTELLAELAGRRKG from the coding sequence ATGATTGACGAAACAAGTCTTACTTATGATGCTGCCGGACTGTTGCCGGCGATCATTCAGGATGAAGAAAACGGTCAAGTACTTATGCTGGCATATATGAATGCTGAGGCTGTGAAGAAAACCTGTGAAACAGGTGTTACCTGGTTTTACAGCCGTAAACGCAAGCGTTTGTGGCAGAAGGGGGAAACCTCCGGAAATGTGCAGCGCGTGAAGCGGATTGCCTATGATTGTGATGCGGATACATTGCTGGTTACCGTCGTGCAATCAGGCCCCGCTTGCCATGAAGGAACACGCAGCTGTTTCAGCCGTCTGCTTGATGGAGGTAAAGCGGAAGCGCCGCTGACCGATCCAGCGGACATGTACGGCGGCGCAGCCAGCGTGTTGCAGGATGTATTTCAGGTGATATGCGATCGAAAAATGAATCCTAAGGAAGGATCGTATACGACGTACCTGTTTGAAAAAGGTCAGGATAAGATTTTGAAGAAAGTCGGCGAAGAGGCGGCTGAAACGATCATTGCATCAAAAAATAATGATAAGAAAGAACTTTTATATGAAATGGCAGATCTCTGGTATCATAACCTGGTCTTACTGGCCTATCATGGCGTAACGCCAACAGAGCTGCTGGCAGAACTGGCTGGACGGCGCAAAGGCTAA
- the hisF gene encoding imidazole glycerol phosphate synthase subunit HisF encodes MYTKRIIPCLDVKDGRVVKGTNFVGLKDAGDPVELAARYDEELADELIFLDITASSDQRRTMVDVVKDTAAQVFIPFTVGGGIRSGDDIRKMLQAGADKVSLNTAAVKQPELIAEGAKRFGRQCIVLAVDARQVVPGRWEVYINGGRTATGLDVIEWVEEGVRLGAGEILLTSMDRDGTKDGYDIPLTRGVSERVGVPVIASGGAGKMEDFYEVLTDGKADAVLAASVFHYGQFTVKQVKEYLRGRGVEVRL; translated from the coding sequence ATGTATACGAAACGCATTATCCCTTGCTTGGACGTAAAGGATGGCCGTGTGGTGAAAGGGACAAATTTTGTCGGACTCAAAGATGCAGGTGATCCAGTGGAACTGGCTGCGCGCTATGATGAAGAATTGGCGGATGAATTGATTTTTCTTGATATTACAGCTTCGTCCGATCAACGGCGGACGATGGTCGACGTAGTGAAGGATACGGCGGCGCAGGTCTTTATTCCTTTTACGGTAGGCGGCGGAATTCGTAGCGGCGATGATATTCGCAAGATGCTTCAGGCTGGCGCTGACAAAGTCTCATTAAATACGGCGGCCGTAAAGCAGCCGGAATTGATTGCTGAAGGGGCGAAACGATTTGGCAGACAATGCATCGTTTTGGCCGTTGATGCCAGACAGGTGGTGCCTGGACGATGGGAAGTCTACATCAATGGGGGGCGGACCGCAACAGGGCTCGACGTGATTGAGTGGGTAGAAGAAGGCGTTCGACTTGGCGCGGGCGAAATTCTTCTTACCAGCATGGATCGCGATGGAACGAAGGATGGCTATGACATTCCTTTGACGCGCGGGGTTTCGGAGCGGGTCGGCGTGCCGGTGATTGCATCGGGCGGTGCGGGGAAAATGGAAGACTTTTATGAGGTGTTAACAGACGGAAAAGCGGATGCTGTCTTAGCGGCATCGGTCTTTCATTATGGACAATTCACAGTGAAACAGGTAAAGGAATATTTGCGCGGACGGGGCGTGGAGGTGCGGTTATGA
- the hisA gene encoding 1-(5-phosphoribosyl)-5-[(5-phosphoribosylamino)methylideneamino]imidazole-4-carboxamide isomerase: MIIYPAIDIRNGKCVRLTEGDFARETIFGDDPAAMAEKWQSEGGKYLHVVDLDGALAGCPVNKNAIADILLRVSIPVQLGGGIRTEQDVEQLLEMGVARVIVGSVAVRQPALVANLCRKYKERIVVGIDARGGIVAVDGWGKSGDIKADELACRMADVGVARIIYTDIGRDGTLSGVNVAGTAALAVKARIPVIASGGVRDIEDIIAVKDAEKNGVEGVIVGKAIYTGTLDLRQAIALAERE, translated from the coding sequence GTGATTATTTATCCGGCAATTGATATTCGAAATGGAAAGTGCGTCCGTCTGACAGAGGGTGATTTTGCCCGAGAAACTATTTTTGGCGATGACCCCGCTGCTATGGCGGAAAAGTGGCAGAGCGAGGGTGGAAAATATTTGCACGTTGTGGATCTCGATGGCGCATTGGCCGGCTGTCCAGTTAATAAAAATGCGATTGCCGATATTTTATTGCGGGTCTCGATACCGGTGCAGCTCGGCGGCGGTATCCGTACGGAGCAAGATGTTGAGCAACTATTGGAAATGGGGGTTGCCAGGGTCATTGTCGGATCGGTTGCCGTGCGTCAGCCTGCGTTGGTGGCCAATTTATGCCGTAAATATAAAGAACGAATCGTTGTCGGCATTGATGCGCGCGGCGGCATCGTCGCGGTGGACGGATGGGGCAAGTCTGGAGATATTAAAGCGGATGAATTGGCTTGCCGCATGGCTGATGTTGGTGTGGCGCGCATTATTTATACGGATATTGGACGCGATGGTACGCTGTCTGGCGTAAATGTAGCGGGTACTGCCGCATTGGCAGTAAAAGCGCGAATTCCGGTTATCGCGTCAGGCGGCGTGCGTGACATTGAAGATATTATAGCGGTGAAGGACGCGGAAAAAAACGGCGTGGAAGGCGTGATTGTTGGTAAGGCTATTTATACCGGGACGCTTGACTTGCGCCAGGCCATTGCCCTGGCAGAAAGGGAGTGA
- the hisH gene encoding imidazole glycerol phosphate synthase subunit HisH has translation MIAVIDYGMGNLYSVEKALLSLGAEVIVTSDPVVIKNAAGVILPGVGAFGDCMANLQKARLVETIQEVCRSHTPFLGICLGLQLLFEGSEEDPGVPGLGVFQGMVRKITAPNLKVPHMGWNSLRYATASYLFNKLTSDNHVYFVHSYHAVPEQRELITAWADYGSEVTAAVGKNNIQAVQFHPEKSGRVGLMILRNFVARTAGGQSGDYLSGN, from the coding sequence ATGATTGCTGTTATTGATTATGGAATGGGAAATCTCTATAGCGTGGAAAAGGCTCTGCTTAGCTTAGGCGCTGAAGTGATTGTGACCAGTGATCCCGTGGTGATTAAAAATGCTGCAGGCGTAATTTTGCCGGGCGTGGGCGCATTCGGCGATTGCATGGCTAACTTGCAAAAAGCGCGATTGGTGGAGACGATTCAAGAGGTTTGTCGAAGCCATACGCCATTCCTTGGCATTTGTCTTGGGTTGCAGCTTTTGTTCGAGGGAAGCGAAGAAGATCCAGGCGTGCCAGGTCTTGGTGTGTTTCAGGGGATGGTGCGCAAAATTACAGCGCCGAATCTGAAGGTGCCTCATATGGGGTGGAATTCATTGCGTTATGCGACAGCGTCGTATTTGTTCAATAAATTAACGTCAGATAATCATGTTTATTTTGTGCATAGTTATCATGCGGTTCCTGAGCAACGTGAGCTGATCACTGCATGGGCTGATTATGGTTCTGAGGTGACTGCTGCCGTAGGGAAAAATAATATTCAGGCGGTACAGTTCCATCCGGAAAAATCAGGGCGGGTCGGTTTGATGATATTGCGCAACTTTGTTGCGCGGACGGCAGGAGGGCAATCAGGTGATTATTTATCCGGCAATTGA
- the hisB gene encoding imidazoleglycerol-phosphate dehydratase HisB, whose protein sequence is MTARRGEISRSTSETQIAVCIALDGEGQGEINSGIGFFDHMLQLFARHGLLDLTVHAIGDLEVDCHHTVEDCGIALGQALAIALGDKAGITRYGTAWVPMDEALAMVSLDISGRPFLVFDAALPQIRLGEFDLEMVEEFFRALAIQAGLTLHIRLQSGKNAHHMVEAIFKAFGRALREAVRIDPAIKGVMSTKGVL, encoded by the coding sequence ATGACGGCGCGGCGCGGTGAAATCAGCCGCAGTACAAGTGAGACGCAAATAGCAGTCTGTATTGCGCTCGATGGCGAAGGGCAAGGTGAAATCAATAGCGGAATCGGCTTCTTCGATCATATGCTGCAACTGTTTGCCCGACACGGATTGCTTGACCTTACCGTTCATGCAATTGGCGATCTGGAAGTGGATTGTCATCATACGGTGGAAGACTGTGGTATCGCACTTGGTCAGGCACTTGCTATCGCGTTGGGAGATAAGGCGGGAATCACGCGTTATGGAACGGCTTGGGTGCCGATGGATGAAGCGTTGGCTATGGTTTCTCTCGATATCAGCGGTCGCCCCTTTCTGGTTTTTGACGCCGCATTGCCGCAGATACGGCTGGGTGAATTTGATTTGGAAATGGTAGAGGAATTTTTTAGGGCGCTAGCGATACAGGCCGGATTAACTTTGCATATCCGGCTGCAAAGCGGCAAGAATGCGCACCACATGGTGGAAGCCATCTTCAAAGCGTTTGGCCGGGCGTTACGTGAAGCGGTGCGCATCGATCCAGCTATTAAAGGCGTCATGTCGACGAAAGGAGTGCTATGA
- the hisC gene encoding histidinol-phosphate transaminase: MFDYCPNLEKLKPYSVDEADWDIKLDANESPCNLPPLVRERILERMDYLAFNRYPDIEGRDLRVALAEGLGLTWQQVAIGNGSSELLLALCQLFGGPGRSIAFPTPSFSMYGIYAQVTGSKALSIPLALEEVFDRDAVVAAVRKEDAKLLLLCNPNNPTGAVIDQEDIEYILTQVSCPVVVDEAYYEFYGKSSIKLLGEYENLIITRTFSKAYGLAATRAGYLMGNPEVVRLLEKVLMPYHVNAITQIAAETVWLMRDQFEATIRQIVVERKRMADALKELPGIEVYPSQTNFLLLKVAAHKICLENLAAAQIAVRAMGTGVLTNCLRVTVGTPIENDAFLTAMRKIAGGQL, encoded by the coding sequence ATGTTTGATTATTGTCCAAATCTAGAAAAACTGAAGCCTTATAGTGTGGATGAGGCCGACTGGGATATTAAGCTGGATGCGAATGAAAGTCCGTGCAATCTGCCGCCGCTAGTGAGGGAGCGTATTTTAGAGCGTATGGACTATTTGGCGTTCAATCGTTATCCGGATATAGAAGGGCGCGACTTGCGCGTGGCGCTTGCTGAAGGTCTGGGCTTGACCTGGCAACAAGTAGCGATCGGTAATGGTTCAAGTGAACTGTTACTGGCGCTCTGTCAGCTCTTTGGCGGTCCTGGTCGCAGCATCGCGTTTCCCACGCCGTCTTTTTCCATGTATGGAATTTATGCGCAGGTCACAGGCAGTAAGGCTTTGTCGATTCCATTGGCGTTGGAAGAAGTTTTTGACAGGGATGCTGTTGTCGCTGCGGTGCGAAAAGAGGATGCAAAATTGCTGTTACTTTGCAATCCTAATAATCCGACAGGTGCAGTGATTGATCAGGAGGATATCGAATATATTTTGACGCAGGTTTCCTGTCCGGTTGTTGTTGATGAAGCTTATTATGAGTTTTACGGGAAAAGTTCCATAAAGTTGCTGGGAGAGTATGAAAATCTGATTATAACGCGAACTTTTTCGAAAGCTTATGGATTGGCGGCTACGCGTGCGGGGTATCTGATGGGAAATCCGGAAGTGGTGCGCTTGTTGGAAAAGGTGCTAATGCCGTATCATGTCAATGCGATCACGCAAATTGCTGCAGAGACGGTTTGGCTGATGCGTGATCAATTTGAAGCGACTATCCGACAAATTGTTGTCGAACGAAAACGCATGGCCGATGCGTTAAAAGAGCTGCCGGGCATAGAGGTGTATCCGTCGCAAACGAACTTTCTGCTCTTGAAAGTCGCTGCGCATAAAATTTGTTTGGAAAATTTGGCGGCGGCGCAAATCGCTGTCCGAGCTATGGGTACTGGCGTACTGACTAATTGCCTGCGGGTTACAGTAGGAACGCCTATTGAGAACGATGCCTTTTTGACGGCAATGCGCAAAATAGCAGGTGGTCAGTTATGA